One part of the Lachnospiraceae bacterium JLR.KK002 genome encodes these proteins:
- a CDS encoding citrate/2-methylcitrate synthase codes for MNTNKFCEITPEILRLAELSQQAATINPDLFSEYDVKRGLRDLNGKGVLVGLTEISDVCSTRMENGKSVPAPGELYYRGYNVKDIIRGLSDNAHFGFEESTYLLLFGKLPSQQELADFCTLLATYRSLPTSFVRDIIMKAPSQDMMNTLARSVLTLYSYDDRADDISIPNVLRQCLELISLFPLLSVYGYQAYRHYHDGASLFIHTPGPELSTAETILHILRPDSKYTPLEAKLLDISLILHMEHGGGNNSTFTTHLVSSSGTDTYSAIAASLGSLKGPRHGGANIKVVKMFEDMKEHIHDWKDEEEIAAYLTALLHKEAFDHAGLIYGMGHAVYSLSDPRAELFRTFVERLSREKGRDEEFDLYSTVERLAPRIIARERKIYKGVSPNVDFFSGFAYSMLNLPLELYTPIFAIARISGWSAHRLEELNYNGKIMRPAYKNVQEHREYIPMGER; via the coding sequence ATGAACACAAACAAATTTTGCGAAATCACACCGGAAATCCTCCGTCTGGCCGAATTAAGCCAGCAGGCTGCCACTATTAATCCGGATCTTTTTTCGGAATATGATGTAAAGAGAGGTCTGAGGGATTTAAACGGAAAAGGCGTTCTGGTAGGGCTTACGGAAATTTCAGACGTATGTTCCACCAGAATGGAAAACGGGAAATCTGTCCCGGCACCCGGAGAACTGTATTACCGCGGATACAATGTGAAGGATATCATCCGGGGACTTTCCGACAATGCTCATTTCGGTTTTGAGGAGAGCACTTATCTCCTTTTATTCGGAAAACTTCCGTCTCAGCAGGAACTGGCAGATTTCTGCACACTCCTTGCAACCTACCGCTCTCTTCCCACCAGTTTCGTCAGAGACATTATTATGAAAGCTCCCAGCCAGGATATGATGAATACCCTTGCCCGAAGCGTTCTGACTCTGTATTCCTATGATGACCGGGCAGACGATATTTCCATACCAAATGTTCTGCGCCAGTGTCTGGAGCTGATCAGCCTGTTTCCGCTTCTTTCCGTATACGGTTATCAGGCTTACCGCCATTACCACGACGGCGCCAGCCTTTTCATCCACACACCGGGACCGGAACTGTCCACAGCGGAAACCATTCTGCATATTCTGCGGCCGGACAGCAAATATACGCCCCTGGAAGCAAAACTGCTGGATATCTCCCTGATTCTCCATATGGAGCATGGCGGCGGAAACAATTCCACCTTTACCACCCATCTGGTATCTTCTTCCGGTACGGATACCTATTCTGCCATTGCCGCTTCTCTTGGTTCCCTGAAAGGCCCCAGACACGGAGGCGCCAATATCAAGGTGGTAAAAATGTTTGAAGATATGAAAGAACATATCCATGACTGGAAAGACGAAGAGGAAATCGCGGCTTATCTGACAGCGCTCCTTCATAAAGAAGCATTCGACCATGCAGGCCTGATTTACGGTATGGGCCATGCGGTATATTCCCTGTCAGACCCCCGTGCGGAGCTGTTCCGTACCTTCGTGGAACGCCTCTCCAGAGAAAAGGGCCGCGATGAGGAATTTGATCTCTATTCCACAGTGGAACGCCTGGCTCCCCGGATTATTGCCAGAGAGCGGAAAATCTACAAAGGCGTAAGCCCCAACGTGGACTTTTTCTCCGGCTTTGCCTACAGTATGCTGAATCTGCCTCTGGAGCTTTATACGCCTATTTTTGCCATTGCAAGGATTTCCGGCTGGAGCGCCCATCGTCTGGAAGAACTGAACTACAACGGCAAAATCATGCGTCCTGCCTATAAAAACGTACAGGAACACCGGGAATACATTCCCATGGGTGAACGCTGA
- a CDS encoding response regulator codes for MENVKILICDDSVLARKQLKDIIKKCGYDNFIEASNGQEAFDRYKEEQPDLAFLDIVMPVKDGVEAIRDIRGFDPKAYIVVVSSVGTQTQLKNAILEGARDFVQKPFSSSAIAEILKGRFEGR; via the coding sequence ATGGAAAATGTAAAAATATTAATCTGCGATGATTCCGTTCTGGCACGAAAACAGTTAAAGGATATCATCAAAAAATGCGGCTATGACAATTTTATAGAGGCTTCTAACGGACAGGAGGCATTTGACCGGTATAAGGAAGAACAGCCGGATCTGGCATTTCTGGATATTGTTATGCCTGTAAAAGACGGCGTGGAAGCGATTCGCGACATTCGCGGTTTTGATCCCAAAGCCTATATTGTGGTTGTTTCCTCTGTGGGTACTCAGACCCAGCTGAAAAATGCTATTTTAGAAGGAGCACGTGATTTTGTACAGAAGCCTTTCTCTTCTTCTGCGATTGCAGAAATTTTAAAAGGGCGTTTTGAAGGGAGATAA
- a CDS encoding chemotaxis protein CheX produces the protein MHTQFFGNFLLNKGVITPEQLIEALKIQSSTHKKFGTLAIHSGYMSASEVADVYITQTHYDKRFGELAMELGYLTPEQVDKLLTIQLPNYMLLGQILVDQKILTHIELENLITEYKSEYEIYELDMMEEQKNLVDKLLSSLYLPEELPNTQNIISYLTLLFNNLVRFIGEDFTPLNIMTLPEVPTSFCVSQMVDGSFAFMSALDMDPETAIAFASRYVDEEFNEFDEYVSASMEDFLNLHNGLFSVNMSNDYTLELHLQPPAAHENTVLATESPCYLLPVIYSFGTVNFIFSVTS, from the coding sequence ATGCATACGCAGTTTTTTGGTAATTTTTTGCTTAATAAAGGGGTTATCACTCCTGAACAGCTGATAGAGGCTTTGAAAATTCAGTCCTCTACTCACAAAAAATTCGGTACACTGGCAATTCATTCCGGATATATGTCAGCAAGTGAAGTCGCAGACGTCTATATTACACAGACCCATTACGATAAACGTTTTGGAGAACTTGCCATGGAACTGGGTTATCTTACTCCGGAACAGGTGGACAAACTGCTGACCATTCAACTCCCGAATTATATGTTGCTGGGACAGATTCTGGTAGATCAGAAGATACTGACGCATATAGAACTGGAAAATCTGATTACAGAGTATAAATCTGAATATGAAATTTATGAACTGGATATGATGGAAGAACAGAAAAACCTGGTGGATAAACTTCTTTCCAGCCTTTATCTTCCTGAGGAGCTGCCAAACACACAGAATATTATTTCTTATCTTACGCTCCTTTTTAATAATCTGGTACGCTTTATCGGGGAAGATTTCACACCTTTGAATATTATGACTTTACCTGAAGTTCCCACCAGCTTCTGTGTTTCACAGATGGTAGACGGTTCTTTTGCTTTTATGTCCGCGCTGGATATGGACCCGGAAACAGCAATTGCATTTGCCAGCAGATACGTGGACGAAGAATTTAATGAATTTGATGAATATGTCAGTGCTTCCATGGAGGATTTTTTGAATTTACATAACGGTCTTTTTTCTGTAAATATGTCAAATGATTATACACTGGAATTACATTTACAGCCCCCTGCTGCCCATGAGAATACGGTACTTGCAACAGAATCTCCCTGTTATCTGCTGCCGGTCATCTATTCTTTTGGAACCGTTAATTTTATTTTCTCTGTAACATCATAA
- the thrC gene encoding threonine synthase, giving the protein MLYVSTRNNDEKVSPSQAILKGLAEDGGLFVPEQIPALDIPMEKLTEMTYQETAYEVMKLFLTDFTEEELKTCIQNAYDEKFDTEEIVPLVKAQDVSYLELFHGATIAFKDMALSILPHLMITSARKNQVKNDIVILTATSGDTGKAALAGFAEVKGTKIIVFYPKDGVSPVQQRQMVTQKGDNTFVVGINGNFDQAQTGVKQMFSDRELGKVMAEAGYQFSSANSINIGRLVPQIVYYVYACARMVKSGEVKNGELINVVVPTGNFGNILAAFYARNMGLPIGKLICASNENKVLYDFFRTGTYDRNREFILTSSPSMDILISSNLERLIYRIAGNDAEKNRALMKELQETGTYEITEEMKELLAAFYGNYASEQETAAAIREIYQNTGYIIDTHTAVAAAVYQKYKSETGDTAKTVIASTASPYKFARSVMTAIDSSYEGRPDFELIDELETVSGVKVPQAIEDIRTAPVRHKTVCEVEEMESVVKEFLNI; this is encoded by the coding sequence ATGTTATATGTAAGTACAAGAAATAACGATGAAAAAGTATCTCCTTCACAGGCAATTTTAAAAGGTCTGGCAGAAGATGGAGGATTATTTGTGCCGGAGCAGATTCCCGCATTGGATATTCCGATGGAAAAACTGACAGAAATGACGTATCAGGAGACCGCATATGAAGTAATGAAGCTGTTTCTTACAGATTTTACGGAGGAAGAACTGAAAACCTGTATACAGAATGCCTATGATGAAAAATTTGATACGGAAGAAATTGTACCGCTGGTAAAAGCCCAGGATGTCAGTTACCTGGAATTATTTCATGGAGCCACCATTGCATTTAAGGATATGGCCCTTTCCATTCTGCCTCATCTGATGATAACGTCAGCCCGGAAGAATCAGGTGAAAAATGATATTGTGATTCTGACCGCCACCTCCGGCGATACAGGCAAAGCTGCTCTGGCAGGATTCGCGGAAGTAAAAGGGACGAAAATCATTGTATTTTATCCCAAAGACGGCGTCAGCCCGGTACAGCAGAGACAGATGGTTACCCAGAAGGGAGACAACACCTTTGTGGTTGGTATTAATGGGAACTTTGACCAGGCCCAGACCGGTGTGAAACAGATGTTTTCTGACAGGGAGCTGGGAAAAGTTATGGCAGAAGCCGGCTACCAGTTTTCTTCCGCCAACTCCATCAATATCGGACGTCTGGTCCCCCAGATTGTGTATTATGTGTATGCCTGTGCCAGAATGGTAAAATCAGGGGAAGTCAAAAACGGAGAGTTGATAAACGTGGTGGTTCCCACCGGAAATTTCGGAAATATCCTGGCTGCGTTCTATGCCAGAAATATGGGACTCCCCATTGGAAAGCTGATTTGTGCTTCCAATGAGAATAAAGTACTGTATGATTTTTTCCGTACGGGTACATATGACAGAAACCGGGAATTTATCCTGACTTCTTCCCCCTCCATGGATATTCTGATTTCCAGCAATCTGGAACGTCTGATTTACCGCATTGCAGGAAACGATGCGGAGAAAAACCGCGCCCTGATGAAAGAACTGCAGGAAACCGGAACTTATGAGATTACAGAGGAAATGAAAGAACTGCTTGCGGCATTTTATGGAAATTATGCCAGTGAGCAGGAAACAGCAGCAGCGATTCGGGAAATATATCAGAATACAGGATACATTATCGACACGCACACAGCAGTAGCGGCAGCCGTATATCAGAAATACAAATCAGAGACAGGAGACACTGCAAAAACAGTGATTGCATCCACTGCAAGTCCCTATAAATTCGCAAGAAGCGTTATGACAGCCATTGACAGTTCATATGAAGGCAGGCCGGATTTTGAGCTGATTGACGAGCTGGAAACGGTATCCGGAGTAAAAGTCCCCCAGGCTATTGAGGATATTCGGACTGCCCCGGTCAGACATAAAACAGTCTGCGAAGTGGAAGAGATGGAGTCTGTGGTAAAAGAGTTCCTGAATATATAA